In Choloepus didactylus isolate mChoDid1 chromosome 6, mChoDid1.pri, whole genome shotgun sequence, one DNA window encodes the following:
- the LOC119537005 gene encoding RNA helicase Mov10l1-like, which produces MFQLIARTLAFWRRADNSEKDCKQQERLLEGVGFLNHTTYFSLEVVCKGFEPYQGDWIDTRVSIHPSTYSRKAISMKPLRHKHVHEVCITSFCGRNGVIEDSIFFTLDSLKLPDEHTPQGSDIVNVITVESMQLCYLWRAISMTLMKRL; this is translated from the exons ATGTTTCAACTCATTGCCAGGACTTTGGCCTTCTGGAGGAGGGCAGACAACTCGGAGAAGGActgcaagcagcaagagaggCTCTTGGAAG GTGTGGGCTTCCTAAATCACACAACTTACTTCTCTCTAGAAGTTGTATGTAAAGGTTTTGAACCCTACCAGGGTGACTGGATAGACACCAGggtttccatccatccatccacctacagCAGAAAGGCAATCTCTATGAAGCCTCTGAGACATAAACATGTGCATGAGGTCTGCATCACTAgtttctgtggaagaaatggggtgATAGAGGATAGTATCTTTTTCACCTTGGATTCTCTGAAACTTCCTGATGAACACACACCTCAAGGATCTGATATCGTCAATGTGATCACAGTGGAGAGCATGCAGTTGTGCTATCTTTGGAGAGCGATTTCTATGACCCTAATGAAAAGGTTGTAA
- the LOC119537677 gene encoding olfactory receptor 688-like, translating into MDTTLSITNNSKFQVSEFILMGLSGIHEWQHWLSLPLALLYLLALGANLLILITIHHEPILHQPMYQFLSILAAVDIGLATTIMPKILAIFWFDAKAISLSACFVQICAMNSFMTMESDIFLCIAVDRYVAICYPLQYPSIVTKAFVIKATLFMVLRNGLLTIPVPVLAAQRHYCSRNEIQHCLCSNVGVTSLACDGITINRFYNLTFAWVIGGSDMGLVFVSYALILRSVLRLNSIEATSKALSTCSSHLILILFFYTAIIVVSLTNLAGGRAPLIPPLLNVLHSVIPPALNPTVYTLRNQELKVSFQRVLGLGEKVSRK; encoded by the coding sequence ATGGATACCACCCTGAGTATAACCAATAACTCAAAATTTCAAGTGTCTGAGTTCATCCTGATGGGCCTCTCAGGAATTCACGAGTGGCAGCACTGGCTCTCCCTGCCCCTGGCTCTGCTCTACCTCCTAGCTCTTGGTGCCAATCTCCTCATCTTGATCACCATCCACCATGAACCTATCCTGCATCAGCCCATGTATCAGTTCCTTAGTATCCTGGCAGCAGTGGACATTGGCCTGGCCACCACCATCATGCCCAAGATCCTGGCTATTTTCTGGTTTGATGCCAAGGCCATCAGCCTCTCTGCATGCTTTGTTCAGATCTGTGCCATGAACTCTTTTATGACCATGGAGTCAGACATCTTCCTTTGTATAGCTGTAGATAGATACGTAGCCATTTGTTATCCCCTTCAATACCCATCCATAGTGACTAAAGCTTTTGTGATCAAAGCCACACTGTTCATGGTGCTCAGGAATGGCCTATTGACCATCCCAGTGCCTGTACTGGCTGCCCAGAGACACTACTGCTCCAGGAATGAGATTCAGCACTGCCTCTGCTCTAACGTGGGTGTCACCAGTCTGGCATGTGATGGCATCACCATTAACAGGTTTTACAACTtgacctttgcctgggtcatagGTGGAAGTGACATGGGTCTGGTCTTTGTTTCCTATGCTTTGATTCTTCGCTCAGTACTGAGGCTAAACTCTATTGAAGCAACATCTAAGGCCCTGAGTACCTGTAGCTCCCACCTCATCCTCATCCTCTTTTTCTACACTGCTATTATTGTAGTATCACTCACCAACCTGGCAGGAGGAAGGGCTCCCCTCATTCCTCCTCTCCTCAATGTGCTGCACAGTGTCATTCCCCCAGCCCTTAACCCCACGGTATATACCCTTAGGAACCAGGAGCTCAAAGTGAGTTTCCAGAGGGTGCTTGGTTTGGGTGAGAAAGTGTCCAGGAAGTGA